One genomic window of Streptococcus mitis includes the following:
- the ezrA gene encoding septation ring formation regulator EzrA, giving the protein MSARLVIYLIIAVAVLLVIAYAIAIYVRKRNESKLAILEEKKEELYNLPVNDEVEAVKNMHLIGQSQVTFREWNQKWVDLSLNSFADIENNLFEAEGYNNSFRFFKASHQIDQIESQITLIEEDIAAIRNALADLEKQESKNSGRVLHTLDLFEELQHRVADHSEEYGQGLSEIEKQLENIQSEFSQFVTLNSSGDPVEAAVILDNAENHILALTHIVDRLPAIVKTLSKELPDQLEDLEDGYRKLLDANYHFAETDIESRFQLLYEALKKNHENIAQLELDNAEYENTQVQEEINALYDIFTREIAAQKVVVGLVATLPTYLKHMKDSNAVLVEDIQRLSNNYLLSETDVSHVHRLQAELESLEESVLELTSEQEEHSEPYSFLEDRLENLQATLKEIEDEQVAVSQRLAQIEKDDINARQKANVYVNRLHTIKRYMEKRNLPGIPQNFLQSFFTASNRTEELMAELEEARVNIEAVNRMLEIATNDMEALEEETYNIVQYATLTEQLLQYSNRYRSFDERIQEAFNESLEIFEKEFDYHASFDKISQALEVAEPGVTNRFVTSYEKTRETIRF; this is encoded by the coding sequence ATGTCTGCTAGACTAGTAATTTATTTGATAATTGCAGTTGCAGTTTTATTGGTCATTGCTTATGCTATCGCAATTTATGTAAGGAAACGCAATGAAAGTAAACTAGCAATTTTAGAAGAGAAAAAAGAAGAGCTTTATAATCTTCCGGTTAATGATGAAGTTGAAGCTGTAAAAAATATGCACTTGATTGGACAAAGTCAGGTGACTTTCCGTGAATGGAATCAAAAATGGGTTGATTTATCTCTTAATTCTTTTGCCGATATCGAAAATAATCTTTTCGAGGCAGAAGGCTACAATAACTCATTCCGTTTTTTCAAGGCCAGCCATCAAATTGACCAAATCGAGAGCCAAATTACCTTGATTGAAGAAGATATTGCGGCAATTCGCAATGCTTTAGCAGATTTGGAGAAACAAGAGTCTAAAAATAGTGGACGTGTTCTTCATACCTTGGACTTGTTTGAGGAGTTGCAACACAGAGTTGCTGATCATTCTGAAGAATATGGCCAAGGTTTATCTGAAATTGAAAAACAATTGGAAAATATCCAATCAGAGTTTTCTCAGTTTGTAACTTTAAATTCGTCTGGAGATCCAGTAGAAGCAGCTGTGATTTTGGACAATGCTGAAAACCATATCTTGGCTTTGACTCACATTGTTGACCGCTTGCCAGCAATTGTAAAAACATTATCTAAAGAGCTACCTGATCAATTGGAAGACTTGGAAGATGGTTACCGTAAGCTTTTAGATGCTAACTATCATTTTGCTGAAACGGATATTGAATCTCGCTTCCAATTGCTTTATGAAGCTTTGAAGAAAAATCACGAAAATATTGCACAATTAGAGTTGGATAATGCTGAGTATGAAAATACTCAAGTTCAAGAAGAAATCAATGCACTCTATGATATCTTTACACGAGAAATTGCAGCTCAAAAGGTAGTAGTAGGCTTAGTTGCAACCCTTCCTACATATTTGAAACACATGAAAGATAGTAATGCTGTTTTAGTGGAAGATATTCAACGATTGAGTAACAATTACCTACTATCTGAAACAGATGTTAGTCATGTTCATAGATTACAAGCTGAGTTAGAATCTTTAGAAGAATCTGTATTGGAACTAACTTCTGAACAAGAGGAACATTCTGAACCTTATTCATTCCTTGAAGATCGTTTGGAAAACTTACAAGCGACTTTGAAGGAAATTGAAGATGAACAAGTTGCGGTTAGTCAACGTCTTGCTCAGATTGAAAAAGATGATATCAATGCTCGCCAGAAGGCAAATGTTTATGTTAATCGTCTTCACACAATTAAGAGATATATGGAAAAACGCAATCTTCCAGGTATTCCTCAGAATTTCTTACAGTCGTTCTTTACAGCAAGTAACCGTACTGAAGAGTTGATGGCTGAACTAGAAGAAGCTCGGGTCAATATCGAAGCTGTGAACCGGATGCTTGAAATTGCAACAAATGATATGGAAGCACTTGAAGAAGAAACATATAATATTGTTCAATATGCAACGTTGACAGAACAATTGCTACAGTATTCGAACCGTTACCGCTCATTTGATGAACGAATTCAAGAAGCTTTTAATGAATCATTAGAAATTTTTGAAAAAGAATTTGACTATCATGCTTCATTTGATAAAATTTCGCAAGCTTTGGAAGTTGCAGAACCAGGTGTAACCAACCGTTTTGTCACTTCATACGAAAAAACACGTGAGACGATTCGTTTCTAA
- the gyrB gene encoding DNA topoisomerase (ATP-hydrolyzing) subunit B translates to MTEEIKNLQAQDYDASQIQVLEGLEAVRMRPGMYIGSTSKEGLHHLVWEIVDNSIDEALAGFASHIQVFIEPDDSITVVDDGRGIPVDIQEKTGRPAVETVFTVLHAGGKFGGGGYKVSGGLHGVGSSVVNALSTQLDVHVHKNGKIHYQEYRRGHVVADLEVVGDTDKTGTTVHFTPDPEIFTETTTFDFDKLNKRIQELAFLNRGLQISITDKREGLEQTKHYHYEGGIASYVEYINENKDVIFDTPIYTDGEMNDITVEVAMQYTTGYHENVMSFANNIHTHEGGTHEQGFRTALTRVINDYARKNKLLKDNEDNLTGEDVREGLTAVISVKHPNPQFEGQTKTKLGNSEVVKITNRLFSDAFSDFLMENPQIAKRIVEKGILAAKARVAAKRAREVTRKKSGLEISNLPGKLADCSSNNPAETELFIVEGDSAGGSAKSGRNREFQAILPIRGKILNVEKASMDKILANEEIRSLFTAMGTGFGAEFDVSKARYQKLVLMTDADVDGAHIRTLLLTLIYRYMKPILEAGYVYIAQPPIYGVKVGSEIKEYIQPGADQEIKLQEALARYSEGRTKPTIQRYKGLGEMDDHQLWETTMDPEHRLMARVSVDDAAEADKIFDMLMGDRVEPRREFIEENAVYSTLDV, encoded by the coding sequence ATGACAGAAGAAATCAAAAATCTGCAGGCACAGGATTATGATGCCAGTCAAATTCAAGTTTTAGAGGGCCTAGAGGCTGTTCGTATGCGTCCAGGGATGTATATTGGGTCAACCTCAAAAGAAGGTCTTCACCATCTAGTTTGGGAAATTGTTGATAACTCAATTGATGAGGCCTTGGCGGGATTTGCTAGCCATATTCAAGTTTTTATTGAACCAGATGATTCGATTACTGTTGTTGATGATGGACGTGGTATCCCAGTCGATATTCAGGAAAAAACAGGTCGACCTGCCGTTGAGACTGTCTTTACAGTCCTTCATGCTGGAGGAAAGTTTGGCGGTGGCGGATATAAGGTTTCAGGTGGTCTTCACGGAGTAGGGTCTTCAGTAGTTAATGCCCTTTCCACTCAATTAGACGTTCATGTCCATAAAAACGGTAAGATTCATTACCAAGAATACCGTCGTGGTCATGTTGTCGCAGATCTTGAGGTGGTTGGAGATACGGATAAAACTGGAACAACAGTTCACTTTACACCGGACCCAGAAATCTTTACGGAAACAACAACTTTTGATTTTGATAAATTAAATAAACGGATTCAAGAGTTGGCCTTTCTAAATCGCGGTCTTCAAATCTCCATCACAGATAAGCGCGAAGGTTTGGAACAAACCAAGCATTACCACTATGAAGGTGGGATTGCTAGCTACGTTGAATATATCAATGAGAACAAGGATGTAATCTTTGATACACCAATCTATACAGACGGTGAGATGAATGATATCACAGTTGAGGTAGCCATGCAGTACACAACGGGTTACCATGAAAATGTCATGAGTTTCGCCAATAATATTCATACACATGAAGGTGGAACGCATGAACAAGGTTTCCGTACAGCCTTGACACGTGTCATCAACGATTATGCTCGTAAGAATAAGTTACTGAAAGACAATGAAGACAACCTAACAGGGGAAGATGTTCGTGAAGGATTAACTGCTGTTATCTCAGTTAAACACCCAAATCCACAGTTTGAAGGACAAACCAAGACCAAATTGGGAAATAGCGAAGTGGTCAAGATTACCAATCGTCTCTTCAGCGATGCATTTTCTGATTTCCTCATGGAAAATCCACAGATTGCCAAGAGAATTGTGGAAAAAGGAATTTTGGCTGCTAAGGCTCGTGTGGCTGCCAAGCGTGCGCGAGAAGTCACTCGTAAAAAATCTGGTTTGGAAATTTCCAACCTTCCAGGTAAACTAGCAGACTGTTCTTCTAATAATCCTGCCGAAACAGAACTCTTCATCGTCGAAGGAGACTCAGCTGGTGGGTCAGCCAAATCTGGTCGTAACCGTGAATTTCAGGCAATCCTTCCGATTCGTGGTAAAATTTTGAACGTTGAAAAGGCAAGTATGGATAAGATTCTTGCTAATGAAGAAATTAGAAGTCTTTTCACAGCGATGGGAACAGGATTTGGCGCAGAATTTGATGTTTCAAAAGCCCGTTACCAAAAACTCGTTTTGATGACCGATGCCGATGTCGATGGAGCCCACATTCGTACCCTTCTTTTAACCTTGATTTATCGTTATATGAAACCAATTCTAGAAGCTGGTTATGTCTATATTGCCCAACCACCAATCTATGGAGTCAAGGTTGGAAGTGAGATTAAAGAATATATCCAGCCAGGAGCAGACCAAGAAATCAAACTCCAAGAAGCCTTGGCCCGTTATAGTGAAGGTCGTACCAAACCGACTATTCAGCGTTATAAGGGTCTAGGTGAAATGGACGACCATCAGTTATGGGAAACAACCATGGATCCCGAACATCGCTTGATGGCTAGAGTTTCTGTGGATGATGCTGCAGAAGCAGATAAAATCTTTGATATGTTAATGGGGGATCGAGTAGAGCCTCGTCGTGAGTTTATCGAAGAAAATGCTGTCTATAGTACACTTGATGTCTAA
- a CDS encoding HAD family hydrolase, translating to MKYHDYIWDLGGTLLDNYETSTAAFVETLALYGITQDHDSVYQALKVSTDFAIETFAPNLENFLEKYKENEARELEHPILFDGVSDLLKDISNQGGRHFLVSHRNDQVLEILEKTSIAAYFTEVVTSNSGFKRKPNPESMIYLREKYQISSGLVIGDRLIDIEAGQAAGLATHLFTSIVNLRQVLDM from the coding sequence ATGAAATATCACGATTATATCTGGGATTTAGGTGGAACTTTACTGGATAATTACGAAACTTCAACAGCTGCATTTGTTGAAACATTGGCATTGTATGGCATCACACAAGACCATGATAGTGTCTATCAGGCTTTAAAGGTTTCTACTGATTTTGCGATTGAGACATTCGCTCCCAACTTAGAGAATTTTTTAGAAAAGTACAAGGAAAATGAAGCCAGAGAACTTGAACACCCGATTTTATTTGATGGAGTTTCTGATTTATTGAAAGATATCTCCAATCAAGGTGGCCGTCATTTTTTGGTTTCTCATCGAAATGATCAGGTCTTGGAAATTTTAGAAAAAACCTCTATAGCAGCTTATTTTACAGAAGTGGTGACTTCTAACTCAGGCTTTAAGAGAAAACCAAACCCTGAGTCCATGATTTATTTAAGAGAAAAATATCAAATTAGTTCAGGCCTTGTCATTGGTGATCGATTAATTGATATCGAAGCCGGGCAAGCTGCAGGACTAGCTACCCACTTGTTTACCAGTATCGTGAATTTAAGACAAGTATTAGACATGTAA
- a CDS encoding DJ-1 family glyoxalase III, with the protein MVKVAVMLAQGFEEIEALTVVDVLRRANITCDMVGFEEQVTGSHSIQVRADRVFEGDLSDYDMIVLPGGMPGSAHLRGNQALIQELQSFEQKGKKLAAICAAPIALNQAGVLKNKQYTCYDGVQEQILDGHYVKETVVVDGHLTTSRGPSTALAFAYELVDQLGGDAETLRTGMLYRDVFGKHQ; encoded by the coding sequence ATGGTTAAAGTAGCAGTCATGTTAGCTCAAGGCTTTGAAGAAATTGAAGCTTTGACAGTTGTGGATGTTTTGCGTCGTGCAAATATTACTTGTGATATGGTTGGTTTTGAAGAGCAAGTGACGGGTTCGCATTCCATCCAAGTAAGAGCAGATCGTGTCTTTGAGGGAGATTTATCCGACTATGACATGATTGTCCTTCCTGGCGGAATGCCTGGTTCTGCACATTTACGGGGTAATCAGGCCTTGATTCAAGAGTTGCAAAGCTTCGAGCAAAAAGGGAAGAAACTGGCAGCCATTTGTGCGGCACCAATTGCCCTCAATCAAGCAGGGGTATTGAAAAACAAGCAGTACACTTGTTATGACGGCGTCCAAGAGCAAATCCTTGATGGTCACTACGTCAAGGAAACAGTAGTGGTAGATGGTCATTTGACAACCAGTCGAGGCCCCTCAACAGCCCTTGCCTTTGCCTACGAGTTGGTGGACCAACTAGGAGGAGACGCAGAGACTTTACGAACAGGAATGCTCTATCGAGATGTCTTTGGTAAACATCAGTAA
- a CDS encoding FtsW/RodA/SpoVE family cell cycle protein: MKRSLDSRVDYSLLLPVFFLLVIGVVAIYIAVSHDYPNNILPILGQQVAWIALGLVIGFVVMLFNTEFLWKVTPFLYILGLGLMVLPIVFYNPSLVASTGAKNWVSVNGVTLFQPSEFMKISYILMLARVIVQFTKKHKEWRRTVPLDFLLIFWMILFTIPVLVLLALQSDLGTALVFVAIFSGIVLLSGVSWKIIIPVFVTAVTGIAGFLAIFISKDGRAFLHQLGMPTYQINRILAWLNPFDFAQTTTYQQAQGQIAIGSGGLFGQGFNASNLLIPVRESDMIFTVIAEDFGFIGSVLVIALYLMLIYRMLKITLKSNNQFYTYISTGLIMMLLFHIFENIGAVTGLLPLTGIPLPFISQGGSAIISNLIGIGLLLSMSYQTNLAEEKSGKVPFKRKKVVLKQIK, encoded by the coding sequence ATGAAACGTTCTCTCGACTCTAGAGTCGATTATAGTTTGCTCTTGCCAGTGTTTTTTCTACTGGTTATTGGCGTGGTGGCTATTTATATAGCCGTTAGTCATGATTATCCAAACAATATTTTGCCCATTTTAGGGCAGCAGGTCGCCTGGATTGCCTTGGGGCTTGTGATTGGTTTTGTGGTCATGCTCTTTAATACAGAATTTCTTTGGAAAGTGACGCCCTTTCTGTATATTTTAGGCTTGGGACTTATGGTCTTGCCGATTGTCTTTTATAATCCAAGCTTAGTTGCATCAACGGGTGCCAAAAACTGGGTATCGGTAAATGGTGTTACCTTGTTCCAGCCGTCAGAATTTATGAAGATATCCTATATCCTCATGTTGGCTCGTGTGATTGTCCAGTTTACCAAAAAACATAAGGAATGGAGACGCACAGTTCCGCTGGACTTCTTGTTGATTTTCTGGATGATTCTCTTTACCATTCCAGTCCTAGTTCTTTTGGCACTTCAAAGTGACTTGGGGACGGCTTTGGTTTTTGTAGCCATTTTCTCAGGAATCGTTTTATTATCGGGGGTTTCTTGGAAAATTATTATCCCAGTATTTGTGACTGCTGTAACAGGAATTGCTGGTTTCTTAGCTATTTTTATCAGCAAGGACGGTCGGGCTTTTCTCCATCAACTGGGAATGCCGACCTACCAAATTAACCGTATTTTGGCTTGGCTCAATCCATTTGACTTCGCCCAAACAACCACTTACCAACAGGCTCAAGGGCAGATTGCGATTGGTAGTGGAGGGTTGTTTGGTCAAGGATTTAATGCTTCTAATCTGCTTATTCCAGTTAGAGAGTCGGATATGATTTTCACGGTCATTGCAGAAGATTTTGGCTTTATTGGCTCTGTCCTTGTTATTGCCCTTTACCTCATGCTGATTTATCGTATGTTGAAGATTACTCTTAAATCAAATAATCAGTTCTACACCTATATTTCCACAGGTTTGATCATGATGTTACTCTTCCATATCTTTGAGAATATCGGTGCTGTGACGGGCTTGCTTCCCTTGACGGGGATTCCCTTGCCTTTCATTTCGCAAGGGGGATCGGCTATTATCAGTAACTTGATTGGTATTGGCTTGCTTTTATCGATGAGTTATCAGACAAACCTAGCTGAAGAAAAGAGCGGAAAAGTTCCATTCAAACGGAAAAAGGTTGTATTAAAACAAATCAAATAA
- a CDS encoding bifunctional DnaQ family exonuclease/ATP-dependent helicase: MKTIGNRYVVVDLEATSTGSKAKIIQVGIVVIEDGKIVDHYTTDVNPHEPLDAHIKELTGITDKRLAQAPDFSQVARKIFDLVADGIFVAHNVQFDANLLAENLFFEGYELRNPRVDTVELAQVFFPKLEKYSLPILCRELGIPLKHAHTALSDAQATAELLLFLREKMAQLPKGLLERLLEMADALLYESYLVIEEIFRNQFTLTSLDLVEVQGLYFKKTTAPLESRKLSQDFSKNISLLNLEVREEQESFAKEVGLLLKDEPVSLIQAPTGIGKTYGYLLPALSQVKERQIVLSVPTKILQNQIMEEEGKRLKEVFHTDIHSLKGPQNYLKLDAFYRSLQENDENRLFRRFKMQLLVWLTETETGDLDEIGQLYRYQHFLTDLRHDGNLSSKSLFMTEDFWKRSQERAQTCKLLVTNHAYLVTRLEDNPEFVSDRLLIIDEVQKILLALENLLQETYDIQSIIDLLDKALLEEQNKVQQRILESIRFECLYLIEQFQSGKSKKNILDSLANLHQYFSELEIEGFGELVRYFTADRDYWLEATETSQKKIQISSTKSGRILLSSLTPNSCQVLGVSATLEISQRVSLADLLGYPEAKFVKIEARGKQDQEVVLVKDFPLVTETSLEVYAQEVADLLMDVQDFQQPILVLFTAREMLLAVSDLLPVSHLAQYKNGDVHQLKKRFEKGEQQILLGAASFWEGVDFSSHPFVIQVVPRLPFQNPQEPLTKKINQELNQEGKNAFYDYQLPMAIIRLKQALGRSMRREHQRSLTLILDRRIVGKRYGKQIVTSLAKEATVKTVSKSEVDEAIDKFLNEL; encoded by the coding sequence ATGAAAACGATTGGTAATCGCTATGTTGTGGTTGATTTAGAGGCAACTAGCACAGGTAGTAAGGCTAAAATTATCCAAGTGGGAATTGTCGTGATTGAGGACGGAAAAATCGTTGATCACTATACGACGGATGTCAATCCACATGAACCTTTGGATGCTCATATTAAAGAATTGACAGGGATAACTGACAAACGTCTGGCGCAAGCACCTGATTTTTCGCAAGTTGCTAGAAAAATCTTTGACTTGGTGGCGGATGGGATTTTTGTGGCCCATAATGTTCAGTTTGATGCCAATCTTTTGGCGGAAAATTTATTTTTTGAAGGCTATGAACTAAGAAATCCTCGTGTTGACACGGTCGAATTGGCTCAGGTCTTTTTCCCTAAACTGGAAAAATATAGTTTGCCGATATTGTGTCGAGAATTAGGAATTCCTCTAAAACACGCTCACACAGCCCTTTCAGATGCCCAAGCTACAGCGGAATTACTTCTTTTTTTACGAGAAAAGATGGCCCAGCTTCCTAAAGGACTCTTGGAACGCTTGTTGGAAATGGCTGACGCCCTCTTATATGAGTCTTACTTGGTTATTGAGGAGATATTTCGCAACCAATTTACCCTGACTTCTTTAGACTTGGTTGAAGTTCAAGGGCTATATTTCAAGAAAACTACAGCTCCCCTGGAATCACGAAAACTATCTCAGGATTTTTCTAAAAATATTTCTCTGTTGAACCTTGAAGTGAGGGAGGAGCAAGAAAGTTTTGCTAAAGAGGTCGGTTTGCTATTGAAAGATGAGCCTGTCTCATTAATTCAAGCACCGACAGGGATTGGGAAAACCTATGGCTATCTCTTACCCGCTTTGTCCCAAGTAAAAGAGCGTCAGATTGTCCTTAGCGTTCCGACAAAGATTCTTCAAAATCAAATCATGGAAGAAGAAGGTAAACGTCTCAAGGAAGTATTCCATACAGATATTCATTCTTTAAAGGGGCCACAAAATTACCTGAAGTTGGATGCCTTTTATCGTTCCTTGCAGGAAAATGATGAAAATCGCTTATTTAGACGTTTTAAAATGCAACTCTTGGTCTGGTTGACTGAGACAGAGACAGGAGATTTGGATGAAATTGGGCAACTCTACCGTTACCAACATTTTCTAACAGACCTTCGTCATGATGGGAATTTATCATCCAAGAGCTTATTTATGACAGAAGATTTTTGGAAACGTAGTCAAGAAAGGGCACAAACCTGCAAGCTTTTAGTGACCAATCATGCCTATCTTGTAACCAGACTGGAAGATAATCCTGAATTTGTCAGTGACCGTTTATTGATTATTGATGAAGTTCAAAAGATTTTGTTAGCTCTAGAAAATCTGCTTCAAGAGACCTACGATATCCAGTCTATTATCGATTTGCTTGATAAGGCTTTACTGGAGGAGCAAAATAAGGTCCAACAACGAATACTAGAAAGTATTCGCTTTGAGTGCCTCTACTTGATAGAACAATTTCAGTCTGGCAAATCTAAGAAAAATATCTTAGATTCTCTTGCCAATCTCCACCAGTATTTTTCAGAATTAGAGATAGAAGGCTTTGGGGAACTGGTCCGCTATTTTACAGCTGACCGAGATTACTGGCTTGAAGCAACTGAAACGAGTCAAAAGAAAATTCAAATTTCTTCTACGAAATCAGGCCGTATTCTTTTATCTTCTTTAACACCTAATTCATGTCAAGTCTTGGGAGTGTCGGCCACTCTTGAGATTAGTCAGAGGGTTTCTTTGGCAGATCTTTTAGGCTATCCTGAAGCCAAATTTGTTAAGATTGAAGCACGGGGAAAACAGGATCAAGAAGTAGTCTTGGTCAAAGATTTTCCCCTGGTAACAGAAACCTCCTTAGAAGTTTATGCTCAAGAGGTAGCTGATTTGCTGATGGATGTTCAAGATTTCCAGCAACCGATTTTAGTTCTCTTTACTGCTAGAGAGATGCTTCTAGCAGTATCAGATTTACTTCCAGTTAGCCACTTGGCCCAGTATAAAAATGGGGATGTTCATCAGCTTAAGAAACGATTTGAAAAAGGTGAACAACAAATCCTGCTTGGTGCGGCAAGTTTCTGGGAGGGAGTTGATTTTTCAAGTCATCCTTTTGTGATTCAAGTTGTACCAAGACTTCCTTTCCAAAATCCTCAAGAGCCCTTGACGAAAAAGATTAATCAGGAACTGAATCAGGAAGGGAAAAATGCCTTTTATGATTATCAATTGCCAATGGCCATTATTCGTTTAAAACAGGCTTTAGGAAGAAGTATGAGACGCGAACACCAACGTTCCTTAACTCTTATTTTGGATAGGAGAATTGTCGGAAAGCGGTATGGCAAACAAATTGTGACTTCTCTAGCAAAAGAAGCGACTGTTAAAACCGTCTCTAAATCCGAAGTTGATGAGGCTATTGATAAATTTTTAAATGAACTTTGA
- a CDS encoding peptidase U32 family protein — protein sequence MEKIIITATAESIEQVEQLLEAGVDRIYVGEKDFGLRLPTTFSHDQLREIAKLVHEAGKELIVAVNALMHQDMMDRIKPFLDFLEEIKADYITIGDAGVFYVVNRDGYSFKTIYDASTMVTSSRQINFWGQKAGASEAVLAREIPSAELFKMPEILEIPAEVLVYGASVIHHSKRPLLQNYYNFTHIDDEKTRKRDLFLAEPSDPESHYSIFEDNHGTHIFANNDLDLMTKLTELVEHGFTHWKLEGLYTPGQNFVEIAKLFIQARSLIQEGNFSHDQAFLLDEEVRKLHPKNRFLDTGFYDYDPDMVK from the coding sequence ATGGAAAAGATTATCATTACAGCAACTGCTGAAAGTATTGAACAAGTTGAACAACTGCTCGAAGCTGGCGTAGACCGTATCTATGTCGGTGAGAAAGATTTTGGCCTTCGTCTGCCAACAACTTTTAGTCATGACCAATTGCGTGAAATCGCTAAGTTGGTTCATGAAGCAGGTAAGGAATTGATCGTTGCGGTTAACGCCCTCATGCACCAAGATATGATGGACCGTATCAAGCCTTTCTTAGACTTTTTGGAAGAAATCAAGGCAGACTACATTACGATTGGGGATGCAGGTGTCTTTTACGTGGTCAACCGCGATGGTTATTCATTTAAGACCATCTATGATGCTTCGACTATGGTAACTAGCAGTCGTCAGATTAACTTCTGGGGACAAAAGGCTGGCGCATCTGAGGCTGTTTTGGCGCGTGAAATTCCATCAGCTGAACTTTTCAAAATGCCGGAGATTTTGGAAATTCCTGCTGAAGTTTTGGTTTATGGTGCTAGCGTCATCCACCATTCTAAACGTCCGCTCTTGCAAAACTACTATAACTTTACGCATATTGATGATGAAAAGACGCGTAAACGTGACCTCTTCTTGGCAGAGCCAAGTGACCCAGAGAGTCATTACTCTATCTTTGAAGACAATCATGGGACCCACATCTTTGCCAATAATGACCTTGATTTGATGACCAAATTAACAGAATTGGTAGAGCATGGCTTTACTCACTGGAAATTAGAAGGACTTTACACTCCGGGACAAAACTTTGTTGAGATTGCAAAACTCTTTATCCAAGCGCGTAGCTTGATTCAAGAGGGCAACTTTAGCCATGACCAAGCTTTCTTGCTGGATGAAGAAGTGCGTAAACTTCACCCTAAAAACCGTTTCCTTGATACAGGATTTTATGACTACGATCCTGACATGGTTAAATAA
- a CDS encoding DUF3270 domain-containing protein — translation MPVRKLQSYEVDYQEELNQQVPRYQDYTPEAQSDANLKEILFFVNIAVFCICIAIFSFIFLALKLSPALAFATAIGSSLLVLKVQRFIIKQKRRR, via the coding sequence ATGCCCGTAAGAAAATTACAATCCTATGAGGTAGACTATCAAGAAGAATTAAACCAGCAGGTTCCTCGCTATCAAGATTATACACCTGAAGCGCAATCTGATGCTAATCTCAAGGAAATCCTATTTTTTGTTAATATCGCTGTTTTTTGTATCTGTATTGCTATCTTTAGTTTTATCTTTTTAGCATTAAAATTATCACCTGCTCTTGCCTTTGCTACAGCAATCGGATCCAGCTTACTTGTCTTAAAAGTTCAGCGCTTTATCATCAAACAAAAACGTAGAAGATAA